TTGCCCCAGAGCACCAGGCACCGGGGCCGGTTCTCGTAGTCCACCACGGGCACCCCGCCGCAGGTGATCAACCCCGTGGCGATGCGCGGTCCGTAGCAGAAGTGGCCGGCCGTGAGCACGTTGGGGGTGCCGAAGGTGTTGGCGAACCGGTAGATCACCGCCTCGTTCTCCCGGCCCGTGCCGTAGCCCAGCACCACCGACTCGGCGCCGTGGCGCTCCTTGTGCCGGAGCATCCGCTCGGCGATGGTGTCGAGCGCCTCGTCCCAGGAGATCCGCTCCCACCGGCCGCCGCCCTTGGGCCCCACCCGCCGCACCGGGTGGGTGAGCCGGTCCGGATGGTAGGCGAGCTGGATCGAGGCGATCCCCTTGCTGCAGACGGCGCCCCGGCTGATGGGGCAGTCCGGATCGCCCACGATCTTCTCGGCCCGTTCCCCCTTGCAGTAGACCAGGACCCCGCACCCGCCGTGGCACATGCGGCAGTGGGTGCGCACCACCCGGTCGTACCCGTACACCTCCATCTCCCGTTGCACCGAATGGGGCTCCGACCCACGCATGGCGTACCTCCTAGTCGCTGGAAGGCTCAAAGGCTAGAAAGCTGGAACGCTAGAAGGCTGGAAAGCGAAAGACCGACCGACCCACAGAACCCCCAACCCCCAGTCTCTAGTTTCTAGTTTCTAGTCTCTAGTCTCTGCCCCGCCCCATACACCCGCTCCAGGGTGGGGCCCAGCACCCGGCTCACCTCCCGGGCGGTCTCGGCCACGCGGGGGCCGTGGGCCTCGGCGCTCTCGGGTGGAAACGTGCCCACCACGATCACGCACCCGATCGGGGTCTCACCCGCCCCGAATACCGGGGCCGCCACGGCCGAGACCCCGGGATGCACCCGCCCTGGATCCACCGCGAAGCCCTTGCGGCAGCACTCGTCGAGCTCCGCCTCCAGCGCCGGCCGGTCCACCTCGTCCCGGGCCTGGGCGCCGTGGAAGTGGAGCACGGGGAGCTCGAGGATCCGCGAGCGCTCCTCGGGCGGCGCGAACGCCGTCAGCACCTTGCCGTGGGCGCCCCAGGTCAGGGGGTACCCGTGGCCCACCCGGATCGTCACCCCGATGCCGGCGGGCGCCTCGGCCTTGGCCACCACGAACACCCGCTCGGCCGCCCGCAGCCCCAGGAACGCCGACCCCCCGGTGGCCCGGGCCAGCGGCTCCAGGTACGGGCCGGCCACCGCGCGCAGCTCGGAGTGGTCGAGCACGCTTCGCGACAGGGGCAACAGACCCGGGCCCAGGGTGTAGGTCTTGGACGAGTCGTTCCGGAGAACCAGGCCGTGGGCCGCCAGCGTGTTCAGGATGGCCAATCCCTTGCTCTTGTGGATGCCCACCCGCTTGCACAGCTCGGTCAGGGGCAGGCCGGGGTGCTGGGCCAGGCAGAGCATCACGCGGACCGCCTGGTCCACGGCGGGCACGCGGCGCGTGTAGGAGGAGGAAGGAGGGCCCATGGCATGTTCTGTATAGAAAACAAGGTTATGGATATAGAACGAACCCAAAAATGCCCGAGCACGGCTCCGGAGTCAAGGGCCTGGTTGCCAGGGGGCTGGACCGCGGGTAGCATCCGGGAAGCCCCATCAGGCCCTTGCAGGGCCGGGCAACGGGGAGGGACGTGACGAGTGACGGGTGACGAGTGACCGACGACCGACGACCGTCGACCGGAAGACCGAAGTTACCGAGGAGCCCGTGCCCGAGCCGGCGTGGAACCGCACCGAAGGCTTCTACCGGGGAGAGGCCCCGAGCCTGTTCTGGGAGCTCACCGTGTGCCAGAGCCTGGCCGATCCGGCCGGCCCCTACGCGGCCGCCCTGGAGGAGCGGCAGCCCTACGGCGCCCTGGTGGCCCGGTACCTGCGGCAGGTCCTGGGGCCGGAACCGCCCGGCCACGTGGTGGAGGTGGGAGGCGGGTACGGCACCCTGATGGTCGGCCTGCGGAAGGCCTGGCCCCCCGGGCGGATCACCATGGTGGACCTGAGCCCCCGGTTCCTGGCCGAGCAGCGCCGGCGGCTGGGGGACGCGGTGCGGCTCGTGGAGGCCGACGCCTTGTCGTTTTTCCGGAAGGTCCGGGGGCCGGTGGATCTGGTCGTGGCCAACGAGATCGTGGGCGATCTGCCCACGGTGACCGACCTGCGCAGGGACGAGGTGCGGGTCGCCGCCCGGGGGGGAGAGGCCGATCCCCTCACCCGCCGGGTGGCAGACCGGGTGGCCCGGTACGGCATCGATCTATCGGACGCCCCCGAGGTGTTCGCGTTCAACCTGGGCGCGGTGGAGCTCCTGGAGGCCCTCGCGGGCAAGGCCCGGGCCGTGTTCCTGACCGAGCACAGCTCCGACGTGCGCCTGCCCGAGCGGTACCGGTTCCTGCCCCTGGACGCGGGAGACGGGTACCCCCGACGAGTCCCCCTCAAGGACCACGACGAGTACACGATCCGGTTCGACCACCTGGAGGCCGCGGCCCGGGCTCTGGGGTTCCGGGTGCGCCGGTTCCACCTGGCCGAGGTGGTGGGGCTTCGCGCCGACGAGGGGATCCGGTTCATGGCCCGCACCGGCGTGACGCTGTCCGAAACCGCGGAGGCGGTCTGCGAGTTCTGCCACCACATCGCCGAGTACCAGGGGCTGGTGCTCACCGAAGGGGAGCGGTGTGAGGCCCACAACCCCGAATCCAGGAGTTGACCCATGTACGCCGTGTTCGAACCCGTTTCGATCGGGCCCCTGAAGGCCCGGAACCGCGTCGTCCGCTCGGCCACCTGGCTGGGGCTGGCCGACCCAGGGGGCAGGGTCACCGACGAGCAGGTGGAGCGGTACCGAGAGCTCGGTCAAGGGGGCGCCGGGGTGGTGATCACCGGGTATGCCGCGGTGAGCCCCGAGGGACGCCAGGCCCCCCGGATGCTGGGCGCCTGGGACGACGGCCACGTGGAGGGGCTGGCCCGGCTCGCCCGGGCGATCCGGGAGGGCGGCGCCCTGGCCGGGGTGCAGCTCGTACACGCCGGGGGCCAGACCCGGTCCGCCTGGACCGGGGGGCTCGCTCCCGTCGCGCCCTCGTTCGTGGACCATCCCCAGTTCCCCGAGATGCCCCGGGAGATGTCGGCCGAGCAGATCGCCCGGGTGGTGGCCGACTTCGGCCGGGCCGCCCGCCGGATGCGCGAGGCCGGGTTCGACTTCGTCCAGCTCCACGCGGCCCACGGGTACCTGATCAACCAGTTCCTGTCGCCGGGCACCAACCAGCGCGCCGACGCCTACGGGGGCACGCTGCGGAACCGGTTCCGGTTCCTGGCCGAGGTGATGGCCGCGGTGCAGGCCACGGCCGGGCCGGACTTCCCCGTGGCCGTCAAGCTGAACGGATGCGACTTCGTACCCCAGGGTCTGGAGGAGGACGAGGCCGTGCAGGTGGCCGAGTGGCTGGCCCAGCGGGGCGTGGCGTTCGTCGAGGTGAGCGGCGGCACCCCCGCCTCGGGCGACCGGGGTCCGGCCCGGGCCGGCGTCAGGCCGGGGGAGGGCGAGGCGTACCTGCGCCACCTGGCCGCCGCGGTGAAACGGAGGGTGGGGTGTGCCGTGGCCACCGTGGGCGGGCTGCGGCGCATCGAGACCCTGGAGGACATCCTGATCGAGGGCACGGCCGACCTGTTCAGCCTGTCCCGGCCCCTGATCTGGGAGCCGGACCTGCCCGCCCGCTGGGCCTCGGGCGACCGGGCGCCGGCTCGGTGCGTGAGCTGCAACGGGTGCTTTGGGCCGGGGTGGAAGGGCGAGGGGGTGCGATGCGTCGTGAAGGAGGAGGAAGAAAAGGGGGGGTGAACCCATCCTGCAGCCTGGGACCCCGGGACGGGTTGGTCAAGGGTCATCGATCCGGCGGCGAAACAAGCGCGTCTTGTCGGTGCGGGAGGCAGGGGCCCTGGACCGGGGGAACGAGTGCCTTTGGCTCTCCGCCCTTTCAGCAAGCAGCGGTGTGGCCCCCCGGCCGGGATCGAAAGGGTACGTACAAGACGGAGCCGTCGGATGCCCGCTCCGCCCGCAGGAGCTCCATGTGCCGGAGGGTGGCGAAGGCCCGGTCCACCTCCCGCTCCCCGGCCCCCAAAAGCTTCGGTGCATCGTCCTTCTGCACCGCACCGCGCTCCTGCACCAGATCGTAGAGCCTCTTCTCGAGCCCCCGGAGGGCCCGGACCGCCTCGGCCCCGGATCCCATCGAACTCCGGGCATGGCGCACGGCCCAGGGGTCGCAGGCCTTGGCTGGCCTCATCTCGTCCATCAGGCAGTCCTCGCACAGCACCCGGGAGCCCTGCCGCACCGCATCCTCCGGGCTCACCTCCCGCCCGCATCGCGCACAGATCACCATCACGCCCTCCTTTCCCGCCTCCCCGCCGAGGGGGTCGGCCCGGCAGCAGGGAAGCGCACGTCTTCACCCCACGGGAACGTGCCGATTGCTCCAGCGGGTCTCAAGAGCTGGTCGTGGAAAGGATCCGACCAGCCTTGTTTTTTGATGGATCCGGAGCCCGGCGCTGTCAAGCCCGATCCCGGGCTAGTCCAGACCCCGGCAGCACTTCTGGGCGGGATCAGCCGGAGGGGTTTTTCTTGCGGAACAGGGCGTCGAGCTGGGCCTTCACCTTGGCCTTTGCGTCCTCTTCCCCTGGGGTGGGATCGGTGGCCGGCTCGAACCAGTCGCAAAAGTTGGCCCGGTCCTTGTCCAGGACCCGCTCGGCCCGGGGTTCCCGGCAGTCGTTGTAGAGCCCGGGGGCGTAGAACCGACACTGGACGCAGGCGTGCAGGTCGGCCCCGCACCGGGGGCAGGCGTCCCTGCGGCCGGGGCGGTCGAGGCCGGTGGGGGCGTTGCAGGCCCGGCAGATCATCGGGGAGCTCCGAAGGGGATCACCTTGGGGACCTTCCGCTCCTGGTGGGCCCGAAATCGTTCGGGAAACTCCGGCCGGAACAGGTAGGGCAGCAGGTTCCGGCGGCACCGCTCCACCATCTGCCCCACGGCCCGGTCCGCCTCGTCCTCGGTGACCCCCAGCCGGCTCAGCTCGTATCGGAAGGGGGCGGATGCCCCGGGCACCCTGGCCAGCAGGGTCACCCGCAGCTCCAGCAGGTTCTCGAACCCATAGGGCCGGCGGGCCGCCCGGATCTCAGCCACCACCCCGTTGGGCCCCTGGATCGTCTCGACGGGCCTTTCGGTCATCCCTCTTCCGGAATGATCTCGGTCCACCCGTAGGGGTCCTCGGCCTCCCCCCACTGGATGGCCGTGAGCCGCTTGTAGAGCTCGGTGGTCACCGGGCCGGCCTCGCCCCGCTTGCCGTACACGTACTCCGTGCCCCGGTAGGTGATGGACTCCACCGGCGTGATCACCGCGGCGGTGCCCAGGCATCCCGCCTCCTCGAAGGTGCCGAGCTCGTCCACCGATACCGGCCGCTGCTCCACCGCAAGCCCCATGTCCCGGGCGAGCTGGCGCACGCTCATGTTGGTGATGCTGGGCAGGATGGAGGGGCTGGAGGGGGTGATGTACGTGTTGTCGCGGACGGCGTAGAAGTTGGAAGAGCCCGACTCGTCGATGTACTTCTTCTCCCGGGCGTCCAGGTACAGCACCTCGGAGTACCCCTTGTCCTTGGCGCCCACGGTGGCCCGCAGGCCGGCGGCGTAGTTCCCGCCGCACTTCACGTCGCCCACCCCGCCGGGGGCGGCCCGGTCGATCTCCTCCTCCACCACCAGCCGCACCGGCTCGAACCCGGCCTTGTAGTAGGGCCCCACCGGGGTCACGAACACCAGGAACAGGTACTCCCGGCTCGGTTTCACGCCCACCTCGGCGCTGGCCCCCAGGAGCAGGGGGCGCACGTACAGGCTCGCCCCGCTCCCGTAGGGCGGCACGAACCGCCGGTTGGCCCGGACCACCCGGTGCACGGCCTCCCGGAACAGATCCTCGGGCACCGGCTCCATCAGCAGCTTGCGGGCCGACCGCTGGAACCGTTTCGCGTTCTCGCCGAGCCGGAAGGTCTGGATCCGGCCGTCGGGCCGCTCGAACACCTTCAGGCCCTCGAAGATCTCCTGCCCGTAGTGCAGACAGGTGGAGGCCATGTGGAGGGTGATGGTCTCGTCCGAGGTGAGTTCCCCTTCGGTCCACGCGCCGTCCCGGAACCAGTAGCGGATGTTGGCGTCGGTCGTGCGGTAGGCAAAGGGAAGGTGGGCGAAATCCAGGTCGGCTCGTTCCATGATCACCTCGTTCGTGTTTGGTCGAGTGAAAACGAGTTTGACGCCGAATCATAGCCCCGGACAGGGCCTCGGGGCAAGACGGGGCCGGCCCCCGCAAAAGCCTTTTGTCACCCCCCTCCGCCGGCGCCGTCGGCCGGCAGCTTCTTCAGCAGGGGCAGGGTCCGGCGCATCTCGTCGAAAATGAGGGCCGAGCTCATGGTGGCCTTGGACACGGCGTCCACCTTGGGATCGAACGGCAGGGAGGCCATGTTCCGGCCTTTGACCCGTTTTTCGAAGAACCGCCAGTCGCGCTCGTCCCACTCCTCGTTGCCGTACTTGGTCACGTGAATCGGCTCGAACCCCAGGATCCGGCCGTCGCGGTCGAACGCGAACAGGAAGTGGACCGCTTCGCACACCTCGCACACGGGCCGGCGGCTCGCCACCTTGGCGAACACGGGCAGGCGGCGGCCCTTGGACACGGCCTGATACACGGAGGTTCCGTCTCCCAGCTTCACCACGGCCACGTCCGCGGACGGGTCGCCCGTGGCCCGCTGGATCAGGGTCCGGGCCTTCGCCCGCACCCCGGCCGCATCGAGCGGCAGCACCAGCGGCGTGGGATCCACCGGCAGCCCGGTGGCGTTGGCCAGGGCTTCCTCGGGTTTGGCCAGCAGGGTGAGGGCGTGGCCCAGGAGCTCCTGCTTCCACTGCACCCCGAAGGAGTACCGGGCCAGGCGCCAGGTGCCGTCCCGCCGCACCAGGAACAGGGTGAAGGGGGTGCGGCCGGGGTCGCCGATGCGGCGCCACTGGTCGAACTGGGGGTCGGCCGTGATCGGGTAGGTGAGCTTCCTGCGCTTCCGGTACCTGCCCAGGTACTTGGGATTGTTGCCGGCTGCGATGGCGAGCAGCCGAATCCGCTCCAGCAGGCCCCGCCGCCCCAACTCCTGGTAGAACGCCTCCACCTCCCGCACCTGCCGCTGACACGGCACGCACGACTTGTTGAAGAACTCCAGAACCAGCACGTCCCCGGGGATCTCGGACAGCCGCACCGGGCCCTCCGAACGGTCCAGCCCCAGCTTGGCGTAGTCGGTGGGGGCCAGAAGGCCGTAGAACTCCAGGTCGGGAAACGCATCGGCCGGGGCCAGGTAGACCGAGCTGGCCGGCGGGGTCCCGGCCGCCACCGGCCCGGCCAGGAGGATCGCGAGGAGGAGTGGGAGGATGCGTCGAGTCATTGGGATTCCGCAAAGCCCGTGGGCCGATTCTCCGTGAAAGTCCGGCTAAACTACCTTTCGGTCGGTTGGCAAGTCAAACCGAGCGGGGCATCCCGGCCGGTGTGCGCCGGTTGATCGGCCGGCGGCCCTCCGGTACACTCCGCCCGATTGCCCCACGCGGAGACGAAACCCCATGGCTGTGTTGGAAATCCTGACGTTCCCCCATCCGGTGTTGCGGCAGCGGGCCCGGAAGGTGGAGCGGATCGACGAGACGATCCACCGCTTGGTGGAGGACATGACCGAGACCATGTACCGGGCCCCGGGCATCGGTCTGGCCGCGAATCAGGTGGGCGTTCCCCAGCGGGTCATCGTGGTGGACCTGTCGGCCGGCGAACGGCCGGACGAGCGGCTGGTGGTGATCAACCCCGAGATCGTGTGCCGGGAGGGCCGGCTGCGCATGGAGGAGGGCTGCCTGTCGGTGCCCGATCTGCGCGACCAGGTCACCCGGTGCAGCCGGGTGGTGGTGCGGGGGCTCGATCTGGGGGGCCGCGAGGTGGAGATCGAGGCCGAGGATCTGCTGGCCGTGGCGTTTCAGCACGAGATCGACCACCTGGACGGCATCCTGTTCATCGATCACCTGAGCCAGCTCAAACGAAGCCGCTACGTGGCGCGGCGGAAGAAGATGCTCCAGGAGGCCCGGGCCGGAGGGGGGGCGTGAGCGGCTCGCGGGGCCCCGTGGTGTTCCTGGGTACCTCGGCGTTCGCCCTGCCGTGCCTCGAGGCCCTGGTGGCGGCGGGGGAGCGGGTGGACCTGGTGGTGACCCAGCCCGACCGGCCCCGGGGCCGGGGTCGGCGGCTGGAGCCCCCCCCGGTCAAGCGCCTGGCCTTGGAGCGGGCCCTTGAGGTGGCCCAGCCCGAACGGGTGAACGATCCCGAGGTTCTGGAGCGGATCCGGGGCCTGGGCCCGGAGTTCCTGGTGGTGGTGGCCTACGGGCAGATCCTGGGCCGGCCGCTCTTGGACCTGCCGGCCCGGGGTGCGGTGAACGTGCACCCGAGCCTGCTGCCCCGGCATCGGGGGCCTTCGCCGGTGGTGTGGACGATCCTGGAGGGGGACGACCGGGCCGGGGTGTCCACCATGTTGGTGGACGAGCGCATGGACGCCGGGCCGGTGCTCCTGCAGCGGTCGTTTCCCCTGCTTCCCTCGACGACGTGTGGGGAGCTGGAGGAGCATCTGGCCCGGGCCGGGGCGGACCTGCTGGTGAAGACCCTGGAGGGGCTCCGGGACGGCCGGGTCCGGCCCGAGCCCCAGGACGAGACCCGGGCCACCTACAGCCGCCGGATCGACCGGGAGCTCCGGGAGATTCGGTGGGACGAGCCGGCCCGCCGGGTCCGGGCCCGGATCCACGCCCTGTCGCCCCGGCCGGGGGCGGTGACCTCCCGGGCCGGGGTGGGCGTCAAGGTCCTGCGGGTCGTGGAGAGGGACGACGAGGGTCCGCCGGGCACCGTGGTGCGGCTGGACCGGGACGGGCCGGTGGTGGCGTGCGGCCGGGGCGCCGTGGTGCTGCTGGAGGTGCAGCCCGAGGGCCGCCGGGCCATGGGGGGGGCCGACTGGGCCCGGGGCGGCGGCCCGCGGGAGGGAGAGGTCCTGGGAGGGACGCGAGAGTGACCCGGGGCGAGGGAAAGCGGCTGTTCCTGGGGTTGCTGCTGGCCCTGGCCCTGGTGCTGGGGCTCTTGGGCGTCGGCGTGTGGCTGGGGCCCAGGTGGTTCTCGGGGGCCGAGACCGTTTTCCTGACCGCGTTCGGGGTGCTGTTCGGCACGGTGGCCCTGGTGGCCCTGGCCGGGATCGCGGTGCTGGCGTTCGCGATCGTGTTCGAGCGCGACCTGCCCGGCACCCGGCGGCTGCGGGGGCTCGTGGTGAAGGGGGCGTTCCCGGTGCTCATCGTGCTGGGCCGCCTGGTGGGGGTCTCGAAGGAGCGGCTGGAGCGGTCGTTCATCGCGGTGAACAACCAGCTGGTGATCCGGTCCGGCCGCCGGGCCCGGCCCGGGCGCCTGCTGATCCTGCTGCCCCACTGCCTCCAGGTGGACACCTGCGGGCTCCGGATCACCAGCGACATCCACAACTGCAAGGGCTGCGGCCGCTGCCCGATCGCGGGTCTGGTGGAGATCGGCGAGCGCCACGGCGTCAGCCTGAGCGTCGCCACCGGGGGCACCATCGCCCGGAGAACCATCGTGGAGAAACGGCCCGACCTGATCGTGGCCGTGGCGTGCGAGCGGGACCTGGCCAGCGGCATCCAGGACGCCTATCCCTTGCCGGTGTACGGCATTTTGAACCGACGGCCCGAGGGGCCGTGCCGGAACACGCTCGTGGACCTGGCGGAGGTGGAGCGGGCCGTGGAGTTCCTGCTTGCCTCCGGTTCGGCCGGCCAGGACCGCGCCGCGGCCGGCGCCGGATGAAGGGGCCAGACTTCAGCCCCCCCGAGGCCTTCTAGCCTTCTAGCTTCCTAGCCTTCTAGCTTTTTATCTTCCCAGCCTTCCAACGGGAAGTCGTCGGGATGGAGGACACAGCGGAATGACCAGACCTGCCGCGCAGACCGAGGACTCCGCCGCTCCGGGCCAGACCATGGACATGGCGGCCGTGGTGCGGATGATGGAGGCCG
This is a stretch of genomic DNA from Deferrisoma camini S3R1. It encodes these proteins:
- a CDS encoding IclR family transcriptional regulator; translation: MGPPSSSYTRRVPAVDQAVRVMLCLAQHPGLPLTELCKRVGIHKSKGLAILNTLAAHGLVLRNDSSKTYTLGPGLLPLSRSVLDHSELRAVAGPYLEPLARATGGSAFLGLRAAERVFVVAKAEAPAGIGVTIRVGHGYPLTWGAHGKVLTAFAPPEERSRILELPVLHFHGAQARDEVDRPALEAELDECCRKGFAVDPGRVHPGVSAVAAPVFGAGETPIGCVIVVGTFPPESAEAHGPRVAETAREVSRVLGPTLERVYGAGQRLETRN
- a CDS encoding methyltransferase, coding for MTSDRRPTTVDRKTEVTEEPVPEPAWNRTEGFYRGEAPSLFWELTVCQSLADPAGPYAAALEERQPYGALVARYLRQVLGPEPPGHVVEVGGGYGTLMVGLRKAWPPGRITMVDLSPRFLAEQRRRLGDAVRLVEADALSFFRKVRGPVDLVVANEIVGDLPTVTDLRRDEVRVAARGGEADPLTRRVADRVARYGIDLSDAPEVFAFNLGAVELLEALAGKARAVFLTEHSSDVRLPERYRFLPLDAGDGYPRRVPLKDHDEYTIRFDHLEAAARALGFRVRRFHLAEVVGLRADEGIRFMARTGVTLSETAEAVCEFCHHIAEYQGLVLTEGERCEAHNPESRS
- a CDS encoding oxidoreductase; its protein translation is MYAVFEPVSIGPLKARNRVVRSATWLGLADPGGRVTDEQVERYRELGQGGAGVVITGYAAVSPEGRQAPRMLGAWDDGHVEGLARLARAIREGGALAGVQLVHAGGQTRSAWTGGLAPVAPSFVDHPQFPEMPREMSAEQIARVVADFGRAARRMREAGFDFVQLHAAHGYLINQFLSPGTNQRADAYGGTLRNRFRFLAEVMAAVQATAGPDFPVAVKLNGCDFVPQGLEEDEAVQVAEWLAQRGVAFVEVSGGTPASGDRGPARAGVRPGEGEAYLRHLAAAVKRRVGCAVATVGGLRRIETLEDILIEGTADLFSLSRPLIWEPDLPARWASGDRAPARCVSCNGCFGPGWKGEGVRCVVKEEEEKGG
- a CDS encoding branched-chain amino acid aminotransferase is translated as MIMERADLDFAHLPFAYRTTDANIRYWFRDGAWTEGELTSDETITLHMASTCLHYGQEIFEGLKVFERPDGRIQTFRLGENAKRFQRSARKLLMEPVPEDLFREAVHRVVRANRRFVPPYGSGASLYVRPLLLGASAEVGVKPSREYLFLVFVTPVGPYYKAGFEPVRLVVEEEIDRAAPGGVGDVKCGGNYAAGLRATVGAKDKGYSEVLYLDAREKKYIDESGSSNFYAVRDNTYITPSSPSILPSITNMSVRQLARDMGLAVEQRPVSVDELGTFEEAGCLGTAAVITPVESITYRGTEYVYGKRGEAGPVTTELYKRLTAIQWGEAEDPYGWTEIIPEEG
- a CDS encoding TlpA family protein disulfide reductase, which produces MTRRILPLLLAILLAGPVAAGTPPASSVYLAPADAFPDLEFYGLLAPTDYAKLGLDRSEGPVRLSEIPGDVLVLEFFNKSCVPCQRQVREVEAFYQELGRRGLLERIRLLAIAAGNNPKYLGRYRKRRKLTYPITADPQFDQWRRIGDPGRTPFTLFLVRRDGTWRLARYSFGVQWKQELLGHALTLLAKPEEALANATGLPVDPTPLVLPLDAAGVRAKARTLIQRATGDPSADVAVVKLGDGTSVYQAVSKGRRLPVFAKVASRRPVCEVCEAVHFLFAFDRDGRILGFEPIHVTKYGNEEWDERDWRFFEKRVKGRNMASLPFDPKVDAVSKATMSSALIFDEMRRTLPLLKKLPADGAGGGG
- the def gene encoding peptide deformylase, yielding MAVLEILTFPHPVLRQRARKVERIDETIHRLVEDMTETMYRAPGIGLAANQVGVPQRVIVVDLSAGERPDERLVVINPEIVCREGRLRMEEGCLSVPDLRDQVTRCSRVVVRGLDLGGREVEIEAEDLLAVAFQHEIDHLDGILFIDHLSQLKRSRYVARRKKMLQEARAGGGA
- the fmt gene encoding methionyl-tRNA formyltransferase; translated protein: MSGSRGPVVFLGTSAFALPCLEALVAAGERVDLVVTQPDRPRGRGRRLEPPPVKRLALERALEVAQPERVNDPEVLERIRGLGPEFLVVVAYGQILGRPLLDLPARGAVNVHPSLLPRHRGPSPVVWTILEGDDRAGVSTMLVDERMDAGPVLLQRSFPLLPSTTCGELEEHLARAGADLLVKTLEGLRDGRVRPEPQDETRATYSRRIDRELREIRWDEPARRVRARIHALSPRPGAVTSRAGVGVKVLRVVERDDEGPPGTVVRLDRDGPVVACGRGAVVLLEVQPEGRRAMGGADWARGGGPREGEVLGGTRE
- a CDS encoding DUF116 domain-containing protein, with product MTRGEGKRLFLGLLLALALVLGLLGVGVWLGPRWFSGAETVFLTAFGVLFGTVALVALAGIAVLAFAIVFERDLPGTRRLRGLVVKGAFPVLIVLGRLVGVSKERLERSFIAVNNQLVIRSGRRARPGRLLILLPHCLQVDTCGLRITSDIHNCKGCGRCPIAGLVEIGERHGVSLSVATGGTIARRTIVEKRPDLIVAVACERDLASGIQDAYPLPVYGILNRRPEGPCRNTLVDLAEVERAVEFLLASGSAGQDRAAAGAG